The following proteins are co-located in the Streptomyces sp. NBC_01198 genome:
- a CDS encoding zinc-dependent metalloprotease → MSDTPFGFGVPPEEPEDGDEGKQHKGGSGGGQPANPFGFGGGNPFGPGGGDNPFAAMFGSLNPNDLGAAFQQLGQMLSYEGGPVNWDMAKDIARQTVAQGTPDGVKDASVGRADRDWIEEALRLADLWLDGVTSLPSGSGAAVAWSRAEWVEATLPVWKELVDPVAERVAGAMGDVLPEEMQAMTGPLLGMMRSMGGAMFGSQIGQALGTLAGEVVGSTDVGLPLGPAGKAALLPVNVAAFGAGLGVPQEEVRLYLALREAAHQRLFAHVPWLRAHLFGAVEGYARGIKVDTARLEEAVGQLDPTQPEQLQEALQQGMLQPEDTPEQKAALARLETALALVEGWVDAVVHAAAAPHLPSAGALRETLRRRRATGGPAEQTFATLIGLELRPRRLRDAARLWASLTDARGVDGRDGLWAHPDMLPTAQDLDDPDGFVHRDSPDFDFTELDKMLGEAAQKSGPGSSGTDAGAGKDADKGADPDAASGKDTGGAAGKDTGEQPGKGGGTTGDDSGRDGGESGT, encoded by the coding sequence GTGAGCGACACTCCATTCGGATTCGGCGTCCCTCCCGAGGAGCCGGAAGACGGCGACGAAGGCAAGCAGCACAAGGGCGGCAGTGGGGGCGGACAGCCGGCGAACCCCTTCGGTTTCGGTGGCGGCAACCCGTTCGGCCCGGGCGGTGGCGACAACCCGTTCGCGGCCATGTTCGGCTCGCTCAATCCCAACGATCTGGGCGCCGCCTTCCAGCAGCTCGGCCAGATGCTCTCCTACGAGGGCGGTCCCGTGAACTGGGACATGGCCAAGGACATCGCCCGGCAGACCGTCGCCCAGGGCACCCCCGACGGCGTCAAGGACGCCTCCGTGGGACGTGCCGACCGCGACTGGATCGAGGAGGCGCTGCGGCTGGCCGACCTGTGGCTGGACGGCGTCACCTCGCTGCCCTCCGGCTCGGGCGCCGCGGTGGCGTGGAGTCGGGCGGAATGGGTCGAGGCGACGCTGCCGGTGTGGAAGGAGCTCGTCGACCCGGTCGCCGAGCGGGTGGCCGGCGCCATGGGCGACGTGCTGCCCGAGGAGATGCAGGCCATGACCGGGCCGCTGCTCGGCATGATGCGCTCGATGGGGGGAGCGATGTTCGGCTCCCAGATCGGGCAGGCGCTGGGCACCCTGGCCGGCGAGGTGGTCGGCTCCACCGATGTCGGCCTGCCGCTCGGCCCCGCGGGCAAGGCCGCGCTGCTGCCGGTGAACGTCGCCGCCTTCGGCGCCGGCCTCGGCGTACCGCAGGAGGAGGTGCGGCTGTATCTCGCCCTGCGCGAGGCGGCGCACCAGCGGCTCTTCGCCCACGTGCCGTGGCTGCGGGCACATCTGTTCGGCGCCGTCGAGGGTTACGCGCGCGGGATCAAGGTGGACACCGCCCGGCTGGAGGAGGCGGTGGGCCAGCTCGACCCCACGCAGCCCGAGCAGCTGCAGGAGGCCCTGCAGCAGGGCATGCTCCAGCCCGAGGACACCCCGGAGCAGAAGGCGGCTCTGGCCCGGCTGGAGACGGCGCTCGCCCTGGTCGAGGGCTGGGTCGACGCCGTGGTGCACGCCGCCGCCGCCCCGCATCTGCCCTCCGCGGGCGCGCTGCGCGAGACGCTGCGCCGCCGCCGGGCGACCGGCGGCCCGGCCGAGCAGACCTTCGCCACGCTGATCGGGCTTGAGCTGCGGCCCCGGCGGCTGCGGGACGCGGCCCGGCTGTGGGCGTCGCTGACCGACGCGCGCGGCGTCGACGGGCGGGACGGCCTGTGGGCGCACCCCGACATGCTGCCGACCGCCCAGGACCTGGACGACCCGGACGGTTTCGTGCACCGCGACTCCCCGGACTTCGACTTCACCGAGCTGGACAAGATGCTGGGCGAGGCCGCACAGAAGTCCGGCCCGGGCTCCTCGGGCACGGACGCCGGCGCCGGCAAGGACGCGGACAAGGGCGCGGACCCGGACGCCGCCTCAGGCAAGGACACCGGCGGTGCCGCCGGCAAGGACACCGGTGAGCAGCCCGGCAAGGGCGGCGGGACGACCGGGGACGACTCCGGCCGTGACGGCGGCGAGAGCGGCACGTGA
- a CDS encoding NUDIX hydrolase: protein MSALHAEAVGVLDAWKAPDAGQDALRTDYLAYLAAHPDGMWKPCASGHITAGALVIDPPRERVLLTLHAKLRMWLQMGGHCEPQDTTVAGTALRESAEESGIEGLRLLVPEPVQLDRHLTPCAWHLDVQYAAVAPEGATEAISDESLDLRWFGYAEAAERGDGSVRSLLARTRALL from the coding sequence GTGAGCGCGCTGCACGCTGAGGCGGTCGGCGTCCTCGACGCCTGGAAGGCCCCCGACGCGGGCCAGGACGCCCTGCGCACCGACTATCTGGCGTATCTGGCCGCACACCCGGACGGGATGTGGAAGCCCTGCGCGTCCGGGCACATCACGGCCGGAGCGCTGGTGATCGACCCGCCGCGGGAGCGCGTGTTGCTGACGCTGCACGCCAAGTTGCGGATGTGGCTGCAGATGGGCGGGCACTGCGAGCCGCAGGACACCACGGTGGCCGGGACCGCGCTGCGCGAGAGCGCCGAGGAGTCCGGCATCGAGGGGCTGCGGCTGCTGGTGCCCGAGCCGGTGCAGCTCGACCGGCATCTGACGCCGTGCGCCTGGCATCTGGACGTGCAGTACGCGGCGGTCGCGCCGGAGGGCGCGACCGAGGCGATCAGCGACGAGTCGCTCGACCTGCGGTGGTTCGGCTACGCCGAGGCCGCCGAGAGGGGAGACGGCTCGGTGCGCTCGCTGCTGGCCAGGACCCGCGCGCTGCTGTGA
- a CDS encoding AIM24 family protein, with translation MQSPLFAFTEVQSQDQYSLQNSYLLRVRLDGNTGPDCLARKGSMVAYQGMIEFDGEYQPHHQRGARRRTGEGLDLMRCSGQGTVYLANLAQQIHILDVDHDGLTVDSAYVLALDSGLHWDVIAVDSQFGLSGTGQYNLNIAGSGKVALMTSGKPLLMPVTPDKYVSCDADAVVAWSSSLRVQMQAQTSSSSVFRRRGNTGEGWELNFVGQGYVLVQPSELMPPQNMPIGGGLRAQYGLGPQGSNAQNGGNIWSN, from the coding sequence ATGCAGAGTCCGCTTTTCGCGTTCACCGAGGTCCAGAGCCAGGACCAGTACAGCCTGCAGAACTCCTATCTGCTGCGGGTCCGCCTTGACGGCAACACCGGGCCGGACTGCCTGGCCCGCAAGGGCTCGATGGTGGCCTACCAGGGCATGATCGAATTCGACGGCGAGTACCAGCCGCACCACCAGCGCGGCGCGCGCAGGCGCACCGGCGAGGGCCTGGACCTGATGCGCTGCTCGGGCCAGGGCACCGTCTATCTGGCCAACCTCGCCCAGCAGATCCACATCCTCGACGTCGACCACGACGGCCTGACCGTGGACAGCGCCTACGTGCTGGCCCTGGACTCCGGCCTGCACTGGGACGTCATCGCGGTCGACAGCCAGTTCGGCCTGTCCGGCACCGGGCAGTACAACCTGAACATCGCCGGCAGCGGCAAGGTCGCCCTGATGACCTCGGGCAAGCCGCTGCTGATGCCGGTCACGCCCGACAAGTACGTGTCCTGCGACGCGGACGCCGTCGTCGCCTGGTCCAGCAGCCTGCGGGTGCAGATGCAGGCGCAGACCAGCAGCAGCTCGGTCTTCCGCCGCCGCGGCAACACCGGAGAGGGCTGGGAGCTGAACTTCGTCGGCCAGGGCTACGTCCTGGTGCAGCCCAGCGAGCTGATGCCGCCGCAGAACATGCCGATCGGCGGTGGCCTGCGCGCCCAGTACGGCCTGGGCCCGCAGGGCTCGAACGCGCAGAACGGCGGCAACATCTGGTCGAACTGA
- a CDS encoding AIM24 family protein, giving the protein MDQQMIAGYAPTPVAARMENHGSSMLKVAMTTGQDLFACTGSMVAYEGFVQYEPNPPAVRQMASAWLTGESTPLMKCSGDGLLYLADYGADVVCLNLNNESVSVNGTNLLAFDAHLTWGVERVKGLAKFAGQGLFNVGVSGSGWVAVTSRGTPIVVDCGRGADETYVDPDALVAWSSGLKMKAKRSFKASSLIGRGSGEAFQIAFSGQGFVVVQPSEDSTDRLRARG; this is encoded by the coding sequence ATGGACCAGCAGATGATCGCGGGCTACGCACCGACCCCGGTCGCCGCCCGGATGGAGAACCACGGCTCCTCGATGCTCAAGGTCGCGATGACGACCGGCCAGGACCTCTTCGCGTGTACCGGCTCGATGGTCGCCTACGAGGGATTCGTGCAGTACGAGCCGAATCCGCCGGCCGTCCGGCAGATGGCCTCGGCGTGGCTGACCGGTGAGAGCACGCCCCTCATGAAGTGCAGCGGCGACGGCCTGCTCTACCTCGCCGACTACGGCGCCGACGTGGTGTGCCTGAACCTGAACAACGAGTCGGTGTCGGTCAACGGCACCAATCTGCTGGCCTTCGACGCCCATCTGACCTGGGGCGTCGAGCGGGTCAAGGGCCTGGCCAAATTCGCCGGACAGGGCCTCTTCAACGTCGGGGTGTCGGGCAGCGGATGGGTGGCCGTCACCTCCCGCGGTACGCCGATCGTGGTGGACTGCGGCCGCGGCGCCGACGAGACGTATGTGGACCCCGACGCGCTGGTGGCCTGGTCGTCGGGACTGAAGATGAAGGCCAAGCGGAGCTTCAAGGCGTCGTCGCTGATCGGGCGGGGCAGCGGGGAGGCCTTCCAGATCGCCTTCTCCGGGCAGGGCTTCGTGGTCGTACAGCCGAGCGAGGACAGCACGGACCGCCTGCGGGCCCGGGGCTGA